The following DNA comes from Anaerolineae bacterium.
AGGAAGCAGGTGAATATCGCTTTCGTCTCTTATACTTATTGGCCGCCAGATTTCGGCGGGGAGCTGCTTCTCGCCATCGAGCGACTGCAGTCCCTTGCCAGCCGCGGCCATCATATCGCTGTGCTGACCTCTGGCCGGCCGGGGTTCCCTTCACACGTCCACCTGGATGGCATGACCATTCTCCGCTCACCCATGGTACACACCAGCCGGCCGGGCAGGCTTCTGCGCCGCGCCGTCCACTTCGCCTGGGCATTGACGCATCTGCTCTCACATCGCTACGATGCCGTGCACTTCGGATCCATGCCCGGCGTGGGCCTGGCAACCGATGCCCTCACTGCCTTCATCCTGGCCGGCATTGCCCGCTGGCGCGGCGCCCGCACGGTGACGGTGCATGCCCTGGCGGACAGCGAAAGCGCCGCCCTGGAACTCTCTGGCAGGCGCGGCTCCTGGAAGCGGCTGTATTACCATAATATGGATCACATCGTTGCGGTCAGTCCGGCGCTCTATGCACCCCTACAGGCCCATTTCCCTCGCAAGGCCATCCTGATTTTGTACGCTGTGCGGGATGATATCTTTGTGCCGCTGGATGATGCGACGCGCCGCCGCGTGCGGGGTGAGCTGGGCGCCGGCGATGAGCACGTGGTGTTCACGTTCCTTGGTACAGTGTGCTACAGGAAAGGATTCGACCTGCTGGCTCGGGCCTTCGCGGAGCTGGCGCCGGGCCACCCGAATTGGCGCCTGTGGGTGATCGGTCCCCGTAGTTATACCGAAAGCCAGAATCTGCGCGATGAGGAGGCGCAAGAAGTGATGGCTCCCCTGCGCGGGCTGGATTCGCAGATAACCTATTTCGGGCGCGTGGACGACCGCGGCCGGCTTGCCGAACTGCTGGGGGCTGGGGATGTGTTTGTATTCCCGAGCCGGCGAGAAGGATTTGGCCTGGCGCCGGTGGAAGCCATGGCCGCCGGCGTTTCCCCCATCATCGCCCGTATCCCGGGCGTCACTGACCTGGCCAGCGTGGAGGGGGAGACCGGGCTGTATATTCCCCCGAATGATCCGGAGGCGCTGAAGCAAGCCATGGAACGTCTGGGGAACGATCCCGGACTGCGCCGGCAAATGGGCCAGAAGGCCGTACAGCGCGTCAAAGAGGCTTTCAGTTGGGAACCATACATTGATCGCTGGGAGCAGTTGTATCGCGATGGGCATGTCTTCTAGCATGGCACACAATATCACGCGCGAGAAAGGTACGCCAGCGCGTTCCGCTGTGCTTCCCCGCCCCGCCCATGTCACCTACCGCCGGCGCACCATCTTCCTCTTCCTGCTCTGCTCCGCTTACGTCGCAATCCCTTGGGGCGATATCCCCTTCCTGGGCATTTCCCTATCGGCACCCTTGATGTTCCTCATCGCCCTGGAAGTGTATCTGCGGCCGCCGGCACCCTGGCTGAGGCACTACCGTCCCTGGGTCCTGTTGGCCGGCGCCATGTGGGCCGGCATCTTCCTCTCGGCGGTCATTAACGGCCTGCGCAGTGGCGGCATCGCCCTGGATCGCCAAGGCGCCCTGGAGGTGTTCCACTTTGGCTACTGGCTGGGCGTGGTGTTCCTTGTCACGGTGTATCTGGTGTCCTATCTGGACCTCGGCCGGCGGGTGGTGACGGTGACGGCGGCGGCCGTCGTGCTGACCGCCCTGGTTCGTTGGTTCGAGGCTGTCGCCTACGGCAAGATCGGCGCCTGGACCAGTCCGCGCTTCTTTACCCAGAACATGTACGGCTGGCTGTTCTCCACGTTCACACCCTTCTTGTATGCGCTTCTCGTGGACCCAGCGACCAAACGCCGCTGGCCGGCGGCCGTCGGCATCCTCGTGGTCTGGAGCGCGGCGGCCATCAATGGCTCGCGCGGCTCCTGGGTGGGTCTCGCCGGCGGGCTTCTGCTCTTCCTCTTGCTCTATCTGCGGGTATATCCCCAACACTTTAAGGGGCTGTTGATAATCATCCTCGTCTGTGCCGGCTTCTTGGGGCTGATCACCCTGGCACCCGACCGGGTGGTCGCGGCAGTGAGCCAGCGCTATGCGACCTTCCAGCGCATCGAGGAGGACAAGACCTATCTGGCCCGCCGGCTGATGGTCCAGAAAGGCCTGCGTCTGTTCCAAAGCTCGCCCATCGTGGGGGTGGGGCCGGCGCGCTGGACCAAGGAGTATGTCCCGCTGGACATTCCCGAACGATTAGGGGGATGGCGGCGCCAGGCCTCCTATCAGCGGTTATCCGCGCACAACGCGTATGTGGCGCTTCTCGCAGAAACGGGATTGGCCGGCACCATCCCCTTCGCCCTGCTCTTGTTCACGCTGGTATGGCGGGGATATGGGGCCATGGTGCAGTTGGCCAAAGGGGGAGCGCTGTGGGCCATGGGGGTTTATACCGCATTCGTGGGAATGAGCATCCATTTGTGGGTGTTGGCCGGCCTGACCGGTACCTCAACCTGGGTGATGTATGGGTTGGTGGGAGCTTGCATCCACCAAGCCAGTCGCTTATCGGTAGACCAGACACAATCGCCACAGGGAAACGGTAATTGATGATCTCGTGAATATGAATATGATGCCCCATATCCTTCACGTCATTGACAGCCTGGCCCCCGGTGGGGCGGAGCGCATGGTAGTGGAGATCGCCAATGCCACCGACAAGCAACGCTACCGCGTCAGCGTTTGTGTGACGCGGGCCAAGTCTAGCCTGGCTCTCCGGCCAGCCCTTGCCGCGAATGTGCCAGTCCATATCCTGCCCCGGCGGTTTCGCTTTGATCTACCGGCATTTTGGGAATTCTCTGCCCTATGTCGGCGCGAGCAAGTCCATCTCCTTCACGTCCATAATCGACCTTCGTTTCGGTTTGTGGCTGTTCTGAAGGC
Coding sequences within:
- a CDS encoding glycosyltransferase family 4 protein encodes the protein MNIAFVSYTYWPPDFGGELLLAIERLQSLASRGHHIAVLTSGRPGFPSHVHLDGMTILRSPMVHTSRPGRLLRRAVHFAWALTHLLSHRYDAVHFGSMPGVGLATDALTAFILAGIARWRGARTVTVHALADSESAALELSGRRGSWKRLYYHNMDHIVAVSPALYAPLQAHFPRKAILILYAVRDDIFVPLDDATRRRVRGELGAGDEHVVFTFLGTVCYRKGFDLLARAFAELAPGHPNWRLWVIGPRSYTESQNLRDEEAQEVMAPLRGLDSQITYFGRVDDRGRLAELLGAGDVFVFPSRREGFGLAPVEAMAAGVSPIIARIPGVTDLASVEGETGLYIPPNDPEALKQAMERLGNDPGLRRQMGQKAVQRVKEAFSWEPYIDRWEQLYRDGHVF
- a CDS encoding O-antigen ligase family protein, which codes for MAHNITREKGTPARSAVLPRPAHVTYRRRTIFLFLLCSAYVAIPWGDIPFLGISLSAPLMFLIALEVYLRPPAPWLRHYRPWVLLAGAMWAGIFLSAVINGLRSGGIALDRQGALEVFHFGYWLGVVFLVTVYLVSYLDLGRRVVTVTAAAVVLTALVRWFEAVAYGKIGAWTSPRFFTQNMYGWLFSTFTPFLYALLVDPATKRRWPAAVGILVVWSAAAINGSRGSWVGLAGGLLLFLLLYLRVYPQHFKGLLIIILVCAGFLGLITLAPDRVVAAVSQRYATFQRIEEDKTYLARRLMVQKGLRLFQSSPIVGVGPARWTKEYVPLDIPERLGGWRRQASYQRLSAHNAYVALLAETGLAGTIPFALLLFTLVWRGYGAMVQLAKGGALWAMGVYTAFVGMSIHLWVLAGLTGTSTWVMYGLVGACIHQASRLSVDQTQSPQGNGN